From the Amycolatopsis thermoflava N1165 genome, one window contains:
- a CDS encoding prepilin peptidase yields the protein MPAVVVALGTGAAWAGLAVLAPAWTAFVLAALAVPLIAADLRHRRLPDVLTLPAYPLLVAVAPDPAKALGAAAVFGGAHLVIHLVAPHAMGAGDVKLAGALGAALGSVGWAALPVATVLAAFVTAVLAATRRWRNGVPHGPGLLAAATALVLIRPG from the coding sequence GTGCCGGCCGTCGTGGTGGCGCTCGGCACCGGCGCGGCCTGGGCGGGGCTCGCCGTCCTGGCGCCCGCGTGGACGGCGTTCGTGCTGGCCGCGCTCGCCGTGCCGTTGATCGCGGCGGATCTGCGCCACCGGCGGCTGCCGGACGTGCTCACGCTGCCCGCGTACCCGCTCCTCGTCGCGGTGGCGCCGGATCCGGCGAAGGCCCTCGGAGCGGCCGCCGTGTTCGGGGGCGCGCACCTGGTGATCCACCTCGTCGCGCCGCACGCCATGGGCGCCGGTGACGTCAAGCTGGCAGGCGCCCTCGGCGCGGCGCTCGGCTCCGTGGGCTGGGCCGCGTTGCCGGTGGCAACCGTGCTGGCCGCGTTCGTCACAGCCGTCCTGGCCGCGACCCGCCGCTGGCGGAACGGGGTGCCGCACGGACCCGGCCTGCTGGCGGCGGCCACCGCGCTGGTCCTGATCCGCCCGGGATGA